TTTGGTGAAGGCAAAACAACTGAGATTGAATAGACATACATAGTTTGATTACATTATTAACAACGtattgtttttccacattcatTGCGTAAATGAAGTCTGCACTCACTGAGATTTATAGATATATCAACAAAATACATATGATCAACACATTATCTCCGAGCATATTCAGTTTGTTCACATTAACAGCGACACATTCAGATGTTTCACTTTGCCACAAAACGTAAGATATTGCGAATACTAACAGATAATGGTGATTATATGTTAACACTGATAACAAACGCAGACTTACGAGCACAATATTAGCAGTTTTGGTGCTTGGGTGTGTTTTGGTCCCTGACCTAATCCTTATTCTTTTTGTTGTAGACAACGCAACACGTGCAAACGGCATGGCACCGTTTTCTACCCAAACGACGCCCTGGTTTATTTGAGTGTAATATGCTGGTTTTTCCATGACGCGTAATAACGCACGACCTTGCATTTTTAGGGGTACAATGGTAGGTAGTGATTATTGTAAGACATTATGTGGTTGCCTGATTCACTGTGGCTGTCTGGCACTGTATAAGATTTAGACGTCTGTGAAaatctttttaatgtttacGCAATTTTGATTGTTCTGGTTTGTGTAGTTTGGCTGTTTAAATGCGCTATTTATGCCTTCCTCGATGACCATATATTCCGATTTGCTAAGGGACGACATGCTTTGTGTCCGTTTGAGATCTTCCGTGGAGTTCAGGTGTTGGCAGCTGCCAACATGGAGGTATTGCGCATGCTCTTCTCCATCAGTTTCCCGGTGATAAAAGTAATTGAAATTGGAAACGATGACGGGTACTGGCAGCGCAATTGTCAATACGCCAGCGATGGCGCACAGTGAGCCAACAATTTTGCCTCCGATGGTTACTGGATGCATGTCTCCATAACCGACTGTAGTCATGGTGACCACAGCCCACCAAAACGCATCTGGAATGCTGCTGAAACTCGAGGTCGGATCGTCGGCCTCTGCGAAGTACACGGCGCTGGAAAACAATATGACGCCaatgaaaagaaaaaagatGAGCAGTCCCAGCTCCCTCATGCTGGCCTTCAGGGTCTGTCCGAGAATTTGGAGACCCTTGGAATGGCGCGAGAGCTTGAAGATGCGAAAGACTCTCACCAAACGGATTACGCGGAGGATGGCGAGCGACATGGCTTGCTGTCCATTGCCTTGCCTCTCGGCCAACTCCGTTCCCAGAGTAATAAAGTAGGGTATGATGGCCACAATATCAATGATGTTCATGATGTTCTTGGAAAACGTGGCTTTGCTGGGACACGCAAAAAAACGCACGAGCAGTTCAAATGAGAACCATATGATACAAAGTGTCTCGATGATAAAGAAAGGGTCCGTGAAAGTGCTGGATGCAAATGAACCAGTGCCGTTTACGATGGGTGACACAGTGGCCGGGTCCCTGTCGTCCCTAAACTCAGGCAAGGTCTCCAGACAGAAAATAACGATAGATATCAGAATGACCAAAACCGACACGATAGCGATACCTCTTGCAGGACCCGAGCTCTCTGGGTACTCAAACAAAAGCCAAACCTGTCTCTGAAATTCGTGATTTGGCAAAGGGCGCTCCTCTTCTTTGATAAAGCCCTCGTCCTCACGAAATTTCTCCATCGCCTCCTCACCAAGTTGATAAAATCGGATTTCCTCCGAGAAGATGTCAATGGGAACATTCACGGGTCTCCGAA
This Paramisgurnus dabryanus chromosome 7, PD_genome_1.1, whole genome shotgun sequence DNA region includes the following protein-coding sequences:
- the kcna3a gene encoding potassium voltage-gated channel subfamily A member 3 → MDDHYNLIDSPSASHRGNNADNHGYAETEKDIMTVVACDNMLEETAALPSHLSLDRYEPDHECCERVVINISGLRFETQLKTFNQFPDTLLGDPKKRMRYFDPLRNEYFFDRNRPSFDAILYYYQSGGRIRRPVNVPIDIFSEEIRFYQLGEEAMEKFREDEGFIKEEERPLPNHEFQRQVWLLFEYPESSGPARGIAIVSVLVILISIVIFCLETLPEFRDDRDPATVSPIVNGTGSFASSTFTDPFFIIETLCIIWFSFELLVRFFACPSKATFSKNIMNIIDIVAIIPYFITLGTELAERQGNGQQAMSLAILRVIRLVRVFRIFKLSRHSKGLQILGQTLKASMRELGLLIFFLFIGVILFSSAVYFAEADDPTSSFSSIPDAFWWAVVTMTTVGYGDMHPVTIGGKIVGSLCAIAGVLTIALPVPVIVSNFNYFYHRETDGEEHAQYLHVGSCQHLNSTEDLKRTQSMSSLSKSEYMVIEEGINSAFKQPNYTNQNNQNCVNIKKIFTDV